The following are from one region of the Primulina eburnea isolate SZY01 chromosome 17, ASM2296580v1, whole genome shotgun sequence genome:
- the LOC140818233 gene encoding transcription factor MYBS3-like, producing the protein MRVKMGRKCSHCGNIGHNSRTCNNSSKEPNGGVRLFGVQIDISSVSSTRIKKSLSLDCLSSISPLSPSTSLSSSMFSISENSDKTSTGYQSDGPLDRAPERKKGVPWTEEEHRMFLLGLEKLGKGDWRGISRNFVTSRTPTQVASHAQKYFLRQGSINQKKRRSSLFDMVGDISLVHQTEHDARFGGNFLQIESRISRGLHESISQCFPEKCHLGL; encoded by the exons ATGCGGGTGAAAATGGGCAGAAAATGCTCACATTGTGGGAATATTGGCCACAATTCAAGAACTTGCAACAACTCTTCCAAAGAGCCTAATGGTGGAGTTAGGCTTTTTGGTGTGCAAATTGACATCTCCTCCGTCTCTTCAACTCGTATCAAGAAAAGCCTTAGTTTGGATTGCTTATCCTCTATATCTCCCTTATCTCCTTCAACCTCCTTATCTTCGTCGATGTTTTCCATCAGTGAGAATTCTGATAAGACATCCACTGGCTACCAATCCGATGGCCCGTTAGATCGAGCACCCGAAAGAAAGAAAG GAGTTCCATGGACAGAAGAGGAACATCGCATGTTCCTACTCGGACTCGAGAAGCTCGGGAAAGGAGATTGGAGAGGGATTTCAAGAAACTTTGTGACTTCCAGGACTCCAACTCAAGTTGCTAGCCATGCTCAGAAGTATTTTCTCAGACAGGGCAGCATCAACCAGAAAAAACGACGCTCTAGCCTTTTCGATATG GTTGGAGATATCAGTTTAGTGCATCAGACTGAACATGATGCCCGGTTTGGAGGCAACTTCCTCCAAATTGAGTCGAGGATTTCACGAGGACTGCATGAATCCATTTCACAATGCTTCCCAGAAAAATGTCATTTGGGCTTATGA